In Lysobacterales bacterium, the sequence GCCGACTGGGATTCCCACTCGGCGGGGAGTTGCCAGGCCACCGCGTTCATTGGACGGGTTTGGGCCCTTGCTCGTTTGCCGAGGACTTGTTCAGGACCGCGTGCACGACATGGTCATGTTCGAAATAGACGCTGAAAGCCGGATAGACCCAGCGCGTGATGGGCGGCACGCCCACGGCATCGCGCTTCTCGTTCGGGGCGCCGAACTGGGCCTCGACCGTGCTCATCAGGGCGCCGCGACGCGGCAGGGCTGCGGCCTCGGCGCGCTTGCTGCGATCGATCAGAAGGGTGTCGGCCTGCACTGCCCCGACGGACAGTGCGCAGGCGAGGGCGACCAGAAAACGCTTCATGTCGGCATCCCGAAGGTTGTGGGGGCGCTTTGTAGCAAATGCTGGAGCGCGGCGCCATGACCGAGGCGGCACTCTGGCTGGCGAGTGCCCAGCGGGGCGGTACCGGCGACGCGGCGGTCTGGAAGGCAGGCAACAAAAAAGCCGGCCTGGGCCGGCTCTTTCGGGGTTCCGCCGGTCTGGCGGTTCAGCGCTGGCGCGCCTTGAATCGCGGATTCGACTTGCAGATCACGAAGACCTTGCCGCGGCGGCGGACGATCTTGCAGTCACGGTGGCGACTCTTCGCGGACTTGAGGGAGGAGAGGACTTTCATGGCAAAGGGCCTGATTGGTCGTGAAGAAAGCACGCGACTCTAGCGGTCGGACGCGTACGAAGCAAGCGTGCGAGTCCTGTGTCCCGCCGCGACGGCCGCCCGCGATGGTCTCGCGGTTTCTGTGAAAGCGTGCCTAAGCTCGCGTTTTGGCTGGTCTTTCGTGATACGCTCCGCGCGATTTTCACCCCTATCCATCCTTTTCAACTTTGTCTGGAGTCCCCATGGCGCTGGAACGCACCTTGTCCATCATCAAGCCCGATGCCGTCGCCAAGAACGTCATCGGCGAAATCTATTCGCGATTCGAGAAGAACGGCTTGCGCTTGGTCGCGGCCAAGATGAAACAGTTGTCGCAGGCCGAGGCTGAAGGCTTTTACGCCGTGCACCGTGAACGACCGTTCTTCGCTGCGCTGGTCAAGTTCATGATCTCTGGCCCGGTGATGATCCAGGCGCTTGAGGGCGACAACGCCATCGCGAGGAACCGCGAACTGATGGGCGCGACCGATCCGAAGCAGGCCGACCCGGGCACCATCCGCGCCGACTTTGCCGACTCCATCGACGCCAATGCCGTGCACGGTTCCGATTCGGCCGAGAACGCCGCAGTCGAAATCGCGTACTTCTTTGCAACTACCGAAATCAGCAAGCGTTGACCTGGAGCGCTCGTGAGCGAAGCGGCCACCCCTGCAGCAGCAACCGTTCGGGTCAACCTGTTTGACCTGGATCGGGCGGGCCTGCAGCGGTTCTTCATCGGCATCGGCGAGAAGAAGTTCCGCGCCGAGCAGGTGATGAAGTGGCTATACCACCATCAAGTGGACCGGTTCGACGCGATGACCGACGTCGGCAAGGCCTTGCGCACACGGCTCGAGGCCTGCGCCGAACTGGTGCTGCCGAAGGTGCTGCATGAGCAGCAATCAGCGGACGGCACCAGCAAGTGGGTGCTGGCGCTGCCCGGCGGCAATGCCATCGAGATGGTGTATATCCCGGAGACCAGTCGCGGCACGCTCTGCGTATCGTCGCAGGTGGGTTGTGCCCTGAACTGCAGTTTCTGCTCGACTGCGAAGCAGGGCTTCAACCGCAACCTGACCACGGCAGAGATCATCGGCCAGGTGTGGATCGCGAACCAGCGGTTGAAGGCCTTGGGACGTGGCGAACGCCCGTTAACCAATGTCGTGATGATGGGCATGGGTGAGCCCCTGCTCAATTTCGAGAACGTCGTTGCCGCGATGGACCTGATGCGCGACGACTTCGCTTTTGGTCTCGCCAACAAGCGCGTGACCCTCTCGACCGCCGGCCTGGTGCCGATGATCGACGAGCTGTCGGCGCGCAGCGATGTAAGCCTGGCGGTATCGCTGCACGCGCCGAACGATGCGCTGCGCGACCAGTTGGTTCCGCTCAATCGCAAGTACCCGATCGTCGAGTTGCTGGCTGCGTGCAATCGCTACGTGGCGAAACGGCCGCGCGCGGCGATCACTTTCGAGTACACGTTGATGAAGGGCGTAAATGACCTTCCCGAGCACGCGCGGGCGCTGGTCAAGCTGTTGCGACGGGTGCCGTCGAAGCTGAACCTGATCCCGTTCAATCCGTTTCCCGGTACCGACTACGAGCGCTCCGACCCGGAGACGATCGAGGCGTTCAAGCGCATCGTCATGGAGGCCGGACTGATCGCGACCGTGCGCCGAACGCGCGGCGACGACATCGACGCCGCTTGCGGGCAACTGGTCGGGCAGGTGCTCGATCGCACACGGCGTTCGCGCGAACACCGCGCCCGCCAAGAGGAGCGGGTCAATGCAGCGTAGCGGTCTGATGATTGCGGTTTGCCTGGCCGTGGCGGCATGCGGGGGTAGTCGCGATTTTTCCCGGCAGAGCGAGACTCGACGACCCTCGATCACCGATTCGATCGACACCCAGCCCAATGCAAATGATGCCGGCAAGATCAACATTCAGCTGGGCCAGGCCTACCTGAGCCAGGGCAAGCTGGACCTGGCCATGGACAAGCTGAAGAAGGGCATTGAACTGTCGCCGCGCAATCCGGACGGCCACACCGTCATTGCCGTGCTCTACGAGCAGTTGGGCAATACCCCGATGGCCAGCAAGCATTATCTGGAGGCGCGGAAACTCGCGCCGGAGTCGGGGCTTACGGCAAACAACCTGGGCCGCTTTCTGTGCGCACAAGGCCAATACGAGCAGGCCGATCCGCTGTTCGCGGCTGCGCTCATGGACCCGTTCTACCGTTCGCCCGAAACGGCGCTGCTCAATCGCGGCAGCTGTGCGATGTCGGCCGGGAAGCTGGATCTCGCGGGCGAAGCGTTGCGGGCGGCGCTGGAACGCGACGCAAACATGCCTGACGCACTGTACCAATCGGCCATGCTGGCGATGCAGCGCAAGGATTCGATGCGCGCGCGCGCTTTCCTCGAACGTTACCTCGGCGTCGTGCCGGCCTCGCCGCAGGCGTTGACCTTTGCCATCCGAATCGAACAGTCGCTCGACGATCAGCGTGCGGTCACGCGCTATCGCGAACGGCTGCTCTCGGAATTCCCGGAGTCCGCCGAGGCGGAGTCCATCGACCGCAACCAGGGTTCACGATGACGCGCGCACCTCGTTCTCGCAAGAAGAAACCCATCGTCACCGACGTTGGCCAGGAACCGAACTCCGTCGGCGACAAGGTGCCGGAGCCGGCGGGCGCGACGCTGCCGTTGCTGCCGAGCGAACTCTCTGCTGCGTCTGCGGCGGAGTTCGTGGCCGCTGCGCCTGGCGAGGTTGCGACTGCGCTCGCGGAGCCGGCGCCGCTGGTTGCGGCCGACGCTGCGCCCGAACCCGCTGCGCTGTCTGCATCGGCAGCGCTCGATACGCGGAGTTCGATGCGCGTCGAATTCACCGACGAACGCCCGCAACTCGGATCACGTTTGCGTGCCGCTCGTGAGGCGCGCGCCTGGTCGCGCGAAGACGTCGCGCACCGGCTGCACGTGCCGACATCGGTCGTGGCCGACATCGAGGCCGAACGCTTCGAGCGGCTCGGCGCGCCGATTTATCTGCGCGGTTACCTGAGCAAGTACGCGACCCTGGTCGAGCTGCCGCAGATCGTCGTGTCGCGGGCGCTGGAGGGTCTGTGCGAGCCGGTGCTGAAAGCATCCACCGATGCCCCGCCGGCAGCACCGACCTGGGAGCGCTACCGGGTTGCGGTGATCGGCGGCGTGATCACGTTGGCGGTCGCGATTCCGATGCTGACCATGGTTGCCAACCGCGGCATCCATGCGCCGGTGCCGCAAGTCCGCAGCCTCGATGAATCGGAAATGCTGGAGCCGGTGATGCCGGCCACGGCGTCGCCGGCGAACCCTCCGGCCGTTCCGCCGTCGACGGTGTCAGCGACGACGTCGGGACCGACGACGGTCGCTTCTGACCCGATCGCAACCGCGACGGCGGAGCCTGTGCCCGGTGCTGGTTCAGCTGGCGTTGGTGAAACCGAAGCCGCGGACGAAGCTCCCGAGAGCCAGGCCCTGATGGCTTCGATGACCGGGTTTTCAACGCCGGCAACCCCCGGCACGCACGTGCTGGAAGCCTATTTCCGGGAGGACAGCTGGATCGAGATCTTCGCAGTCGACGGTCGTGCGATCGAGCAGAATCTCGTGCGCGCCGGCCAGACGCGGCGCTACGAGTCCACTGGCGCCGTGAGCGTGAAGGTCGGTAATGTGAGCGGTGTCGACCTGCGCGCGGACGGCAATCCGATCGATCTCGCCGTCCACGCCCGCGCCAATGTCGCGCGGTTGCGTCTGTTCGAACCGGCATCCGTGCCGACGCCGTGACTCCGGGGCGCATCGGCGCCCCCGCAACAACAGGAAAACCAGCATGTCCCTTGAAGAACTCGATGAACACGAGCGCAGTGAGCGCGTCCGCGAATGGGTGCGCAAGAACGCCGGGTCGATTCTGATCGGCCTGGCCGCCGGTATCGGTCTCATCTACGGGCTCGAGCAGTGGTCGCACCATCGCAACCGCACCGCGGGGCTGGCTGGCGATGAGTATCGCGCCTATGCCGAAGCGGTCGAAAAGAAGGATGCGGTCGCCGTGGCGACGCTCGGCAAGACCTTGCGCGACAAGTATCCGGCCTCACCGTATGCGACGCTGGCGGCGCTGAATGATGCGGCCACGGCCACGGCAGAAGGCAAGCACGACGAAGCGCTGGCCTCGTTGGCCTGGGCCGAAGCGAACGTAACCATGCCCGAGCTGAAGGAACTGGCGATGCTGAGGCGCGCGCGCCTGCTGCTCGCGACTGGCAAGTTCGATCAGGCGCTGGCGCTGGCGACGCAGATCGGCGCCGACGGTTACAAGGCGCTCGCAGCCGAGGTGCGCGGCGATGCCTTGCTCGCGCTCCAGCGCCAGGCCGAGGCCGTGAGTGCCTACGACGAAGCGCTGGTCGGACTCGATGCCGCTTCGCCGCGGCGGCAAATGGTGGAAATGAAGCGCGACGATCTTGCTGCGACCAAGGCGGGCAGCTGATGATGCGCGCGTTGTTTCTGGTGTTGTGCGTGGTCGGGCTGTCCTCCTGCGAATGGCTGAAAGGGCGTTCGTCCAAGGACAATCTCGATCCTGCGGCGGAGCTGACCGAATTCAGCAAGTCCGCGCCGATGCGCAGACTGTGGTCGCAAGCCGTTGGCGATGGCACCGGGCGCAGTGGCACTCAGCCGCGCCCGGTCGAGGCCGAGGGGGTGGTCTATGCAAGTGATCTCGAAGGCACGATCGTCGCCATCGACCTGATCGGTGGAAAGCGCCGCTGGTCGGTTGACGCTGCGACCCGGCTGTCGTCCGGGCCTGGCGTTGGTTCCGGCCTGATCGTGGTGGGCGGTCTGGATGGCGATGTAATCGCGCTGGATCGCGAAACCGGCGCCGCGCGCTGGGCGACCAAAGTCTCGTCCGAGGTGTTGGCCAATCCGGTGATCGCGGGCGAAATCGTCATCGTGCGCAGCAATGACGGCCGCGTGTTCGGCCTGAAGACTGCGGACGGCTCGCGGCAGTGGTTGTTCGATCGTGGCGTACCCCTCATCAGCCTGCGTGGCAGTGCCGTGCCGGTGGTCGCCGATACCACCGTCTATGTCGGTTATGACAACGGCAAGGTCGTTGCGCTGGATCTGGCCGACGGCGCTCTGCGCTGGGAGCAGACGATCGCGACGCCGAATGGCCGCACCGAACTCGAACGCCTGACCGACATCGACGGCGAGATGGTGCTCGACGATGATGCCCTGTATGTGGTCACGTTTCGCGGCCAGGCCGCGGCACTGACGCGCGATGGCGGACGCATCCTGTGGACGCGTGACCTGTCTGCCTACACCGGAGTCAGCGTGGCCGGCGACAATGTCTACGTGACCGATGCCGATGGCGCGCTGTGGGCGCTTGATCGCCGCAGCGGCAGTTCGCAGTGGAAACAGGAGGCCTTGGCGCATCGCTGGCTGACAACGCCTTCGGTGCTGGGCGACTATCTCGTGGTCGGCGACTTCGAAGGCTATGTGCACATCCTCAAGCGCGCCGACGGCAGCACCGCCGAGCGCTTCCGCGTCGGCGACGAAGGCGTGCGCGCGGCACCGTTGGTGGTTGGCGCGCAGGTGGTGGTTGCCTCGATCGATGGCGAGTTGGCGGCCTTCGCGCTCGACGCGAACGCCGACTGACCGAACCCGGGAGTCCAACATGTTGCCCGCCGTAGCGCTTGTTGGGCGCCCGAATGTCGGCAAGTCCACGCTGTTCAACGCGCTGACCAACAGCCGCGACGCCCTGGTCGCGGATGAACCCGGCGTCACCCGCGACCGCCA encodes:
- the rpmJ gene encoding 50S ribosomal protein L36; amino-acid sequence: MKVLSSLKSAKSRHRDCKIVRRRGKVFVICKSNPRFKARQR
- the ndk gene encoding nucleoside-diphosphate kinase; this encodes MALERTLSIIKPDAVAKNVIGEIYSRFEKNGLRLVAAKMKQLSQAEAEGFYAVHRERPFFAALVKFMISGPVMIQALEGDNAIARNRELMGATDPKQADPGTIRADFADSIDANAVHGSDSAENAAVEIAYFFATTEISKR
- the rlmN gene encoding 23S rRNA (adenine(2503)-C(2))-methyltransferase RlmN; its protein translation is MSEAATPAAATVRVNLFDLDRAGLQRFFIGIGEKKFRAEQVMKWLYHHQVDRFDAMTDVGKALRTRLEACAELVLPKVLHEQQSADGTSKWVLALPGGNAIEMVYIPETSRGTLCVSSQVGCALNCSFCSTAKQGFNRNLTTAEIIGQVWIANQRLKALGRGERPLTNVVMMGMGEPLLNFENVVAAMDLMRDDFAFGLANKRVTLSTAGLVPMIDELSARSDVSLAVSLHAPNDALRDQLVPLNRKYPIVELLAACNRYVAKRPRAAITFEYTLMKGVNDLPEHARALVKLLRRVPSKLNLIPFNPFPGTDYERSDPETIEAFKRIVMEAGLIATVRRTRGDDIDAACGQLVGQVLDRTRRSREHRARQEERVNAA
- the pilW gene encoding type IV pilus biogenesis/stability protein PilW, whose protein sequence is MQRSGLMIAVCLAVAACGGSRDFSRQSETRRPSITDSIDTQPNANDAGKINIQLGQAYLSQGKLDLAMDKLKKGIELSPRNPDGHTVIAVLYEQLGNTPMASKHYLEARKLAPESGLTANNLGRFLCAQGQYEQADPLFAAALMDPFYRSPETALLNRGSCAMSAGKLDLAGEALRAALERDANMPDALYQSAMLAMQRKDSMRARAFLERYLGVVPASPQALTFAIRIEQSLDDQRAVTRYRERLLSEFPESAEAESIDRNQGSR
- a CDS encoding DUF4115 domain-containing protein is translated as MTRAPRSRKKKPIVTDVGQEPNSVGDKVPEPAGATLPLLPSELSAASAAEFVAAAPGEVATALAEPAPLVAADAAPEPAALSASAALDTRSSMRVEFTDERPQLGSRLRAAREARAWSREDVAHRLHVPTSVVADIEAERFERLGAPIYLRGYLSKYATLVELPQIVVSRALEGLCEPVLKASTDAPPAAPTWERYRVAVIGGVITLAVAIPMLTMVANRGIHAPVPQVRSLDESEMLEPVMPATASPANPPAVPPSTVSATTSGPTTVASDPIATATAEPVPGAGSAGVGETEAADEAPESQALMASMTGFSTPATPGTHVLEAYFREDSWIEIFAVDGRAIEQNLVRAGQTRRYESTGAVSVKVGNVSGVDLRADGNPIDLAVHARANVARLRLFEPASVPTP
- a CDS encoding tetratricopeptide repeat protein — encoded protein: MSLEELDEHERSERVREWVRKNAGSILIGLAAGIGLIYGLEQWSHHRNRTAGLAGDEYRAYAEAVEKKDAVAVATLGKTLRDKYPASPYATLAALNDAATATAEGKHDEALASLAWAEANVTMPELKELAMLRRARLLLATGKFDQALALATQIGADGYKALAAEVRGDALLALQRQAEAVSAYDEALVGLDAASPRRQMVEMKRDDLAATKAGS
- the bamB gene encoding outer membrane protein assembly factor BamB, with the translated sequence MMRALFLVLCVVGLSSCEWLKGRSSKDNLDPAAELTEFSKSAPMRRLWSQAVGDGTGRSGTQPRPVEAEGVVYASDLEGTIVAIDLIGGKRRWSVDAATRLSSGPGVGSGLIVVGGLDGDVIALDRETGAARWATKVSSEVLANPVIAGEIVIVRSNDGRVFGLKTADGSRQWLFDRGVPLISLRGSAVPVVADTTVYVGYDNGKVVALDLADGALRWEQTIATPNGRTELERLTDIDGEMVLDDDALYVVTFRGQAAALTRDGGRILWTRDLSAYTGVSVAGDNVYVTDADGALWALDRRSGSSQWKQEALAHRWLTTPSVLGDYLVVGDFEGYVHILKRADGSTAERFRVGDEGVRAAPLVVGAQVVVASIDGELAAFALDANAD